A region of Flavobacterium album DNA encodes the following proteins:
- a CDS encoding leucine-rich repeat domain-containing protein: MTLEEVKSIFRSGDEKAMKKALPAIESNDSLKTEVLEYYADILKYTGGKALADILKIPKNLATKKVRAKKWEPNANSIEILNHLMVDYLSLWNDPIPIWVKHTNFRSLSFVKCPEGDIIYPISAYEFEIRECGLEQIPDAVRDVNAKRLAFSGNRIKVIPDWVFETAERLNVGDNRIEKIELVKDSTIDTLRLGGNKITDISFLVHFPRLTFLVLSNNRISDFPNLPGSLLRYLYIDKCDFTQIPESFNALQKLYGLFFDHNPITTIPELKMPNLDSLDISGTPIGEEHNIKGSMSGNDTQAFLNRNKEVDNGFVEICRLLESHAIQKVEEAYDMLRANEASLKKAEQRYLKFIRARLGVGATIFDFGKAMYSETDVDALRKTLTKSNISLSLAYLDDATSKMLVDFLGSIAASVVDIKALKEGLAASNSEEELVRLGNAKLQEIRNAIYEVTQTYKDGWFGQLLYDFSSKTHYALAFDHTHFDIANTSPYAEAFFVFLQCFATDDYYIDVFQSDAPRFGEIFWLMPYIPKVIWFDVTPVYPLSPLSFKRSASLSENNAGKRIKSKLASEAAIESPE; the protein is encoded by the coding sequence ATGACTCTTGAAGAAGTAAAAAGCATTTTTCGTTCCGGGGACGAAAAAGCAATGAAAAAAGCCCTTCCGGCGATTGAATCCAATGACTCTTTAAAAACAGAAGTACTGGAATATTACGCCGATATTTTAAAATACACCGGAGGAAAAGCCCTGGCCGATATTTTGAAAATACCGAAAAATCTCGCCACCAAAAAAGTAAGGGCAAAAAAGTGGGAGCCCAATGCCAACAGTATTGAAATACTAAACCATTTGATGGTAGACTATCTCAGCTTGTGGAATGACCCTATTCCGATTTGGGTAAAGCACACGAATTTTCGCTCGCTTTCATTTGTGAAATGCCCTGAAGGGGATATTATTTACCCAATTTCCGCCTACGAATTCGAGATCAGGGAATGTGGGCTGGAGCAAATTCCCGATGCAGTAAGGGACGTTAATGCAAAGCGCCTTGCTTTTTCTGGCAACAGGATCAAAGTAATTCCTGACTGGGTTTTTGAGACTGCCGAACGATTGAATGTAGGCGATAACCGAATTGAAAAGATTGAACTGGTAAAAGACAGTACGATTGATACATTGCGTTTGGGGGGTAACAAAATCACCGATATTTCATTTTTAGTGCATTTTCCAAGGCTTACTTTTTTAGTGCTCAGCAATAACCGCATCAGCGATTTTCCAAATCTACCGGGCAGCCTTTTGCGATATCTCTATATTGACAAGTGTGATTTTACCCAAATACCCGAATCATTCAATGCACTGCAAAAGCTTTATGGCCTCTTTTTCGATCATAACCCGATAACAACTATCCCCGAATTGAAGATGCCAAACCTCGATAGTCTGGACATTTCCGGTACGCCAATAGGAGAAGAGCATAATATCAAGGGCAGTATGTCCGGGAATGATACCCAAGCTTTCCTAAACAGGAATAAAGAGGTTGACAACGGTTTTGTAGAAATATGCAGGCTGCTGGAATCGCATGCCATACAGAAAGTCGAAGAAGCCTATGACATGCTGAGGGCAAACGAAGCCAGCCTGAAAAAGGCAGAACAACGTTACCTGAAATTTATCCGGGCAAGGCTGGGCGTCGGCGCAACAATTTTCGATTTTGGAAAGGCGATGTATTCAGAAACCGACGTGGATGCTCTTCGAAAAACATTAACGAAAAGTAACATTTCACTTTCGTTAGCCTACCTTGATGATGCCACTTCGAAGATGCTGGTTGACTTTTTGGGCAGCATCGCGGCAAGTGTAGTGGATATCAAAGCCCTTAAAGAAGGGCTGGCGGCTTCCAATTCCGAAGAAGAATTGGTACGCCTGGGCAATGCAAAGCTGCAGGAGATCAGGAATGCGATATATGAGGTTACGCAAACCTATAAAGACGGCTGGTTTGGGCAGTTATTGTACGATTTTAGTTCCAAAACACATTATGCACTGGCTTTTGACCACACCCATTTCGACATAGCGAATACTTCTCCATACGCGGAGGCATTCTTTGTATTCCTGCAATGTTTTGCTACCGATGATTATTATATCGATGTGTTCCAGTCTGATGCTCCGCGTTTTGGCGAGATTTTCTGGCTGATGCCCTACATCCCGAAAGTAATTTGGTTTGATGTTACCCCGGTTTACCCGCTTTCGCCGCTTTCTTTCAAGCGGTCGGCATCGCTTAGCGAAAATAATGCCGGGAAACGGATCAAAAGTAAGCTGGCTTCAGAGGCAGCTATTGAATCACCCGAATAA
- a CDS encoding TPM domain-containing protein, whose product MRKNYLYGILLFATLLFPIAALAQFDIPEKPSFQTSVYDYAKILGDDEKKALEEKLVRYSDSTSTQIVIITIETLKGESIGELTPKWAHQWGIGQADKDNGVLILLAAAEHKIWISPGYGVDDRLTAGELGQMIRDVIIPEFKAGSYYNGLDKGTDAIFDMLRGKYKGERKGSDGKQSDDDGPGGFIFIVIIFIIIIAIIGKRGGGGGRGGRGFTGSTLGDILVLSSLGRGLGGGRSSGGWGGSSGGGFGGGFGGGGFSGGGAGGSW is encoded by the coding sequence ATGAGAAAAAATTACCTATACGGCATACTGCTGTTTGCAACTCTGCTGTTCCCCATAGCAGCTTTGGCACAATTCGACATTCCCGAAAAGCCGTCGTTCCAGACCAGCGTATATGACTATGCCAAGATCTTAGGCGATGACGAAAAAAAAGCGCTTGAGGAAAAGCTGGTGCGCTATTCGGATTCTACTTCCACACAGATAGTCATCATTACCATTGAGACGCTCAAAGGCGAAAGTATCGGCGAGCTTACCCCAAAATGGGCACACCAGTGGGGCATAGGCCAGGCCGACAAAGACAATGGTGTGCTTATTCTTTTGGCTGCTGCCGAACATAAAATATGGATATCGCCGGGCTATGGCGTTGATGACAGGCTTACTGCAGGCGAGTTGGGGCAGATGATACGCGACGTGATCATACCGGAGTTCAAGGCTGGAAGCTACTACAATGGCCTTGATAAAGGCACCGATGCGATATTCGATATGCTGAGGGGCAAATACAAAGGCGAAAGAAAAGGCAGTGATGGCAAACAGTCGGATGACGACGGGCCGGGAGGCTTTATCTTCATCGTTATAATTTTTATTATCATAATCGCCATTATCGGAAAAAGAGGCGGTGGCGGTGGCCGCGGAGGGCGGGGCTTTACCGGCAGCACCCTTGGCGATATCCTTGTACTGAGCAGCCTGGGCCGGGGCCTTGGCGGCGGAAGGAGCAGCGGCGGCTGGGGAGGAAGTTCCGGTGGCGGCTTTGGAGGCGGTTTCGGCGGTGGCGGCTTTAGCGGCGGCGGTGCCGGAGGAAGCTGGTAG
- a CDS encoding MerR family transcriptional regulator, producing the protein MHLELPEKRYYSIGELAAAFNVNASLIRFWDKEFDVLKPKKNAKGNRMFTPEDVKNLQLIYHLVKERGFTLDGARVHLKESQKKTLDKFEIISKLEAIKNNLINIKNEL; encoded by the coding sequence ATGCATTTAGAACTGCCCGAAAAAAGATATTACAGCATAGGAGAACTCGCTGCAGCTTTCAATGTCAACGCGTCGCTTATCCGTTTTTGGGATAAGGAGTTCGATGTGCTCAAGCCGAAAAAGAATGCCAAGGGCAACCGTATGTTTACCCCCGAGGACGTAAAGAACCTCCAGCTTATCTACCACTTGGTGAAGGAACGCGGCTTTACGCTCGACGGTGCCAGGGTACACCTGAAGGAAAGTCAGAAAAAGACCCTTGATAAATTTGAAATAATCAGTAAATTAGAAGCAATAAAAAACAACTTAATAAACATAAAAAATGAGCTCTAG
- a CDS encoding TPM domain-containing protein, producing MAKAKDFFTPADEEAIITAIGQAEKNTSGEIRVHIEKNAGKPPLERAQEVFQQLGMHATEARNGVLFYVGVKDQSFAIVGDEGIDKVVESDFWDCTKDIVIGHFKEKRFSQGLVEGILRAGERLKTYFPFADGDTNELPDTISKG from the coding sequence ATGGCTAAAGCAAAAGATTTCTTTACCCCGGCCGACGAGGAAGCTATCATCACCGCCATCGGGCAGGCAGAGAAAAACACCTCCGGCGAGATACGGGTACATATAGAAAAAAATGCAGGAAAACCTCCGCTCGAAAGGGCACAGGAGGTTTTTCAGCAATTGGGCATGCATGCTACCGAAGCACGCAACGGCGTGTTGTTCTATGTCGGCGTTAAAGACCAGTCGTTTGCTATTGTTGGCGACGAAGGTATCGACAAAGTAGTAGAAAGCGATTTTTGGGACTGCACCAAGGATATAGTGATAGGGCATTTTAAGGAAAAAAGGTTCAGCCAGGGGCTTGTTGAAGGCATACTCCGCGCAGGCGAACGCCTTAAAACTTATTTCCCTTTTGCAGATGGCGATACTAACGAACTTCCCGATACCATTTCGAAAGGATGA
- a CDS encoding TPM domain-containing protein, producing MAAAAFTLSAQQETIPFSPTFKIPPKPGVQTSVYDYANIFKEAEKKSLEEKLLTYSDSTSTQIVIITIESLKGENIGELTPRWAHQWGIGQADKDNGVLILLAEAEHEIWISPGYGVDDRLTAGQLGQMIRDIIIPEFKSGNYYSGLDKGTDAIFRMLTGKYKAQPNPNENGEVGKGWKTIQVILYLLLAAGGIFLYLWLTRNKKAYAAANAAISYSSFGSSSYTPSRSTYTPSRSSTSSGSSSRSGFRGGFGGGGFSGGGAGGKW from the coding sequence ATGGCAGCAGCTGCTTTTACGCTTTCGGCGCAACAGGAGACCATCCCTTTTTCGCCGACGTTTAAGATTCCCCCAAAACCAGGAGTGCAAACCAGTGTGTATGACTATGCAAACATCTTTAAAGAAGCGGAAAAAAAATCGCTTGAAGAAAAGCTTCTTACTTATTCCGATTCGACATCTACCCAGATTGTAATAATAACCATTGAATCGCTTAAAGGTGAAAACATTGGTGAGCTTACACCCCGATGGGCACACCAATGGGGTATTGGGCAGGCCGATAAAGATAACGGTGTGCTTATCCTTTTGGCAGAAGCCGAACACGAAATATGGATATCCCCGGGCTATGGCGTAGATGACAGGCTTACCGCAGGCCAATTAGGACAGATGATACGTGATATAATTATTCCTGAATTTAAATCGGGTAATTATTACTCGGGCCTCGACAAAGGTACTGATGCTATATTCAGGATGTTAACCGGTAAGTATAAAGCCCAACCCAACCCCAATGAGAATGGGGAAGTTGGAAAGGGATGGAAGACTATACAAGTGATACTTTATTTACTTTTAGCAGCTGGCGGGATTTTTTTGTACTTATGGCTTACGCGTAACAAAAAGGCCTATGCTGCTGCCAACGCAGCTATTAGCTATAGTAGTTTTGGCAGCAGTTCCTATACGCCAAGCCGTAGTACCTATACGCCATCACGCAGCTCGACTTCTTCCGGCAGCAGTTCCCGTTCCGGCTTTCGTGGCGGTTTCGGCGGCGGCGGCTTCAGCGGCGGCGGAGCAGGAGGGAAGTGGTAA
- a CDS encoding outer membrane beta-barrel protein yields the protein MAIKKIVLSFNVIIKLLFCCFYQDNLTNQLYMHKLFTLILFFACTTLSFSQNITLKGKITDNEDFPLESATIYITSVKDSSVIDYTISGKSGTWELKTRKISQPVYLKIAYVGLADHKQQLDNISEDRDFGTIRLADRSTELNEVVIEGEIPPIRIKSDTLEFNASSFKVRPDANVEALLKQLPGVDIDEQGKITVNGKEVNQILVNGKPFFDKDGKIALQNLPADIINKVQVTDTKTKQEELSGQKASGDNASINLTIDEDKNKGLFGKIMGGYGSSGRYESSILGNYFKGARKISILGSSNNINSTGFSMNEIFDNMGGGRNMSVWMNDDGGFGINGMQFGGGKGITRSNILGLNYADEWTKGFDGNASYFYTGADSENKNRTRQTNFLPETLDTETGEMTDPSYRIESNSRTNSSQYAHNFNTEFNVKIDSTATIYFAPKFVSSNAKVKTNSSQETRRVTDERLLNDSNAFTSNEYDKKGFESYFVFNKAFNSKKGRGLNVVLQNDNDTNDGTELNQSQTNKYSYTGGVQGVTTDDRNQVRYNRQVNDNYTAGIEYLEPITDSMQVKVAVNYERKNALQDRDGFNFSDLTNGYTDRNDALSNYLTSKTNSIRPTAGFSISKDKLWFNVEGGPRIADFKNHSDYMGQAYNINKNYILPYADLQLSYRMSKSRSLWMGYSYDVNFPQPNQVLPVEDISNPLYTTIGNPDLNPQRYHNLNLSYRDFDYATRSGYSLWMGGNYNETEIIGYTLIDESAKSTTKYRNISGTYYSWFGGNWSKSIKKEGQTYRFSFGLNGNYSVSKGFLNAEMYDSRKLSLTPRANFTYEYGELLTINPSYSLTYNQTDYSNYPVSQASNVVHKFNLQTTSYWPKHVVFGNDFGYTYNSQIADGFKKDFFLWNSSLGYNFLKDNLLFKVKVYDLLNQNLGTSRTINATSIRDEQNIVLKRYVMFSLTLKLDKFGTKKKDDNGSPFWWF from the coding sequence ATGGCTATTAAAAAAATCGTATTATCCTTCAATGTCATAATAAAATTATTATTTTGCTGTTTCTATCAGGATAACCTTACCAACCAACTTTACATGCACAAATTATTTACCCTCATTTTGTTTTTCGCCTGCACAACATTAAGTTTCAGCCAAAACATCACTTTAAAAGGAAAAATCACCGACAATGAAGATTTCCCCCTTGAATCGGCAACCATTTACATTACTTCGGTTAAAGATTCTTCCGTAATTGATTACACTATCTCAGGAAAAAGCGGTACCTGGGAACTGAAGACCCGCAAAATTTCACAGCCCGTTTACCTAAAGATTGCTTATGTGGGGCTGGCAGATCACAAGCAGCAGCTCGACAACATTTCAGAAGACCGTGATTTCGGCACCATCAGGCTCGCTGACAGGTCGACCGAACTTAATGAAGTAGTGATCGAGGGCGAGATCCCTCCTATCCGTATAAAATCGGATACGCTCGAATTCAACGCCTCATCATTCAAAGTACGACCCGATGCCAATGTAGAAGCCTTATTGAAGCAGCTTCCCGGCGTTGACATTGATGAACAGGGCAAGATAACCGTGAACGGCAAGGAAGTGAACCAGATATTGGTGAACGGCAAACCTTTTTTTGATAAAGACGGAAAGATCGCCCTGCAAAACCTGCCTGCGGATATCATTAACAAAGTGCAGGTTACCGACACTAAGACCAAACAGGAAGAGCTTTCGGGACAGAAGGCCAGCGGCGATAATGCCAGCATCAACCTTACCATAGATGAGGACAAGAACAAGGGCCTCTTTGGGAAGATCATGGGCGGCTATGGCAGCAGCGGGCGGTATGAAAGCAGCATACTTGGCAATTACTTCAAAGGCGCCCGAAAAATAAGTATACTTGGTTCTTCAAACAATATCAACTCGACCGGCTTCTCCATGAATGAGATCTTCGACAATATGGGTGGCGGCAGGAATATGTCGGTCTGGATGAACGACGATGGCGGATTCGGGATCAACGGAATGCAGTTCGGCGGCGGAAAAGGCATTACCCGATCGAATATCCTGGGGCTGAACTATGCCGACGAATGGACAAAAGGATTTGACGGCAACGCCAGCTATTTTTACACAGGCGCCGATTCTGAAAACAAGAACCGGACAAGGCAGACCAACTTCCTGCCTGAAACCTTAGATACCGAAACCGGCGAAATGACCGACCCAAGCTACAGGATAGAATCGAATTCGCGCACCAACAGCAGCCAGTATGCCCATAATTTCAATACGGAGTTCAATGTAAAGATCGACTCGACGGCAACTATTTATTTTGCCCCGAAGTTTGTATCTTCAAACGCAAAGGTGAAGACAAATTCCAGCCAGGAAACACGAAGGGTAACAGACGAAAGGCTGCTGAACGACAGCAATGCGTTTACTTCCAACGAATACGACAAAAAAGGCTTCGAAAGCTATTTTGTATTTAATAAAGCCTTCAACAGTAAAAAAGGACGCGGGCTGAATGTTGTGCTCCAGAACGATAACGATACGAATGACGGTACAGAGCTGAACCAGTCGCAAACCAATAAATATTCGTATACCGGAGGCGTGCAGGGCGTAACCACTGACGACCGGAACCAGGTGCGGTACAACCGGCAGGTTAACGACAATTATACCGCAGGAATTGAATATCTTGAACCCATAACCGACTCGATGCAGGTAAAGGTGGCCGTAAACTATGAACGGAAAAACGCACTGCAGGATCGTGACGGCTTTAACTTCAGCGATCTCACGAATGGCTATACCGATCGTAATGATGCGCTTTCGAATTACCTTACCTCAAAAACAAACTCAATACGCCCTACAGCAGGCTTCAGCATCAGCAAAGATAAATTATGGTTTAATGTGGAAGGCGGCCCGCGTATTGCCGATTTCAAAAACCATTCTGATTACATGGGACAGGCGTACAACATCAATAAAAATTACATCCTGCCTTATGCCGACCTGCAATTGAGCTACAGGATGTCCAAATCAAGGTCATTGTGGATGGGGTACAGCTATGATGTCAATTTCCCGCAGCCCAACCAGGTACTGCCGGTGGAAGATATCAGCAACCCGCTATATACCACTATTGGTAACCCGGACCTTAATCCGCAGAGGTACCATAACCTTAACCTGAGCTATCGGGATTTTGATTATGCAACACGCTCCGGCTACAGCCTTTGGATGGGCGGGAACTATAATGAAACCGAGATAATAGGTTATACCCTAATTGACGAAAGTGCCAAAAGCACTACGAAATACCGGAACATTTCGGGAACATATTACAGCTGGTTCGGGGGTAACTGGAGCAAGTCAATTAAGAAAGAAGGCCAAACGTACAGGTTCAGCTTCGGGCTAAATGGTAACTATTCTGTTAGCAAGGGTTTCCTGAATGCAGAAATGTATGATTCAAGAAAGCTATCCCTTACGCCAAGAGCTAACTTTACTTATGAGTATGGGGAGCTGCTAACCATAAACCCATCGTACAGCCTTACCTACAACCAAACGGATTATTCCAACTACCCGGTAAGCCAGGCTTCGAATGTGGTACATAAGTTCAACCTGCAAACGACCAGTTACTGGCCGAAACATGTGGTATTTGGCAATGACTTTGGTTATACCTACAACTCCCAGATCGCTGACGGCTTCAAGAAAGATTTCTTTTTATGGAACAGCAGCCTGGGATATAATTTCCTGAAAGATAATTTATTGTTTAAGGTAAAAGTATATGACCTTCTTAACCAGAACCTTGGGACATCGCGTACTATCAATGCGACCAGCATACGTGATGAGCAGAACATCGTGTTGAAACGTTATGTAATGTTCTCACTTACCTTGAAGCTTGATAAATTCGGCACTAAGAAAAAAGACGATAATGGTTCGCCATTTTGGTGGTTTTAA
- a CDS encoding LemA family protein, with product MSSSTKSGRPGWIVPAIIIGVLAVIIFIWAMNVKNGAVTRTQNVGESWGNVETSYERRNSLIGNLVKTVEGAANFEKGTLTAVTEARAKASSIQVDASNATPEQLKAFGEAQAGVQSTFGRLLATVENYPVLQSNQNFLKLQDELASTENEIRTARTRYNETVKDYNTYVLRFPNSLFLGGYREKPYFEASAGAEKAPDVNFNIK from the coding sequence ATGAGCTCTAGCACAAAAAGTGGAAGGCCGGGATGGATCGTGCCTGCAATTATCATCGGTGTACTTGCCGTAATTATTTTTATTTGGGCAATGAACGTTAAGAATGGCGCTGTAACGAGAACACAGAATGTGGGCGAATCTTGGGGTAATGTTGAAACTTCGTATGAAAGGCGAAATTCCCTGATAGGAAACCTCGTAAAAACTGTTGAAGGTGCCGCCAACTTTGAAAAAGGTACCCTTACAGCCGTAACAGAAGCCCGGGCAAAAGCAAGCTCTATCCAGGTAGATGCATCTAATGCCACGCCCGAACAGCTGAAGGCGTTTGGCGAGGCACAGGCAGGTGTACAGTCTACTTTCGGAAGGCTATTGGCTACTGTAGAAAATTATCCGGTACTGCAAAGTAACCAGAATTTCCTTAAGCTGCAGGATGAGCTTGCCTCTACCGAAAATGAGATTCGTACAGCAAGAACGCGTTATAACGAAACCGTGAAAGACTATAATACTTATGTGCTGAGGTTCCCGAACTCCTTATTTTTAGGAGGATACAGGGAAAAGCCATATTTCGAGGCTTCTGCAGGTGCTGAAAAGGCTCCTGATGTGAATTTTAATATCAAATAG
- a CDS encoding TPM domain-containing protein has protein sequence MKRSCTIALLIITLLLPLVTKAQFHVPEKPDLQTSVYDYAKILNSNERRALENKLLQYSDSTSTQIVIITIESLQGENIGELTPRWAHQWGIGQADKDNGVLILLAEAEHEIWISPGYGVDDRLTAGQLGQMIRDVIIPEFKSGNYYSGLNKGTDAIFLMLRGKYKAEKEDQGYTVWGFILRFLLLSFIVGTLIMFFAWLVTKLPQSDSTYSSSGKSRHSSSSRSGGFRGGFGGGGFSGGGAGGKW, from the coding sequence ATGAAGAGGTCCTGTACAATAGCGCTTTTAATTATAACCCTATTACTTCCTCTGGTAACGAAGGCCCAGTTTCATGTACCGGAAAAACCCGATTTGCAAACAAGCGTATACGATTATGCTAAAATCTTAAACAGCAACGAAAGGCGGGCACTTGAAAATAAGCTGCTACAATATTCCGATTCGACATCTACCCAGATTGTAATAATAACCATTGAATCGCTTCAAGGCGAAAACATCGGTGAGCTTACACCCCGATGGGCACACCAATGGGGTATTGGGCAGGCCGATAAAGATAACGGTGTGCTTATCCTTTTGGCAGAAGCCGAACACGAAATATGGATATCCCCGGGCTATGGCGTAGATGACAGGCTTACCGCTGGCCAGTTAGGCCAAATGATACGTGATGTAATTATTCCCGAATTTAAATCGGGTAATTATTACTCCGGCCTCAACAAGGGTACCGATGCCATATTCCTGATGTTGAGGGGGAAATATAAAGCTGAAAAAGAAGATCAGGGTTATACGGTATGGGGATTTATATTAAGGTTTCTTTTATTATCTTTTATAGTAGGGACACTGATAATGTTTTTTGCATGGCTGGTTACAAAATTGCCTCAATCCGATAGTACTTATAGTAGTTCGGGCAAATCGCGGCATTCTTCTTCCAGCAGATCCGGGGGGTTCCGTGGCGGTTTCGGCGGCGGCGGTTTCAGTGGCGGCGGTGCAGGGGGGAAGTGGTAA
- a CDS encoding TPM domain-containing protein gives MVITIKSLKGESIGELTPKWAHQWGIGQVDKDNGVLILMAKDDHEVWIAPGYGVDDRLTAGQLGQMIRTVMIPEFKVGKDYKALDKGTDAIFRMLEGKYMADKTEENERPWWGFFILEALIFFFCFIYHALGGFWAIATAVAMYSASGKSSGKPRSGFRGGFGGGGFSGGGAGGKW, from the coding sequence ATCGTAATAACTATTAAATCGCTCAAAGGTGAAAGCATTGGCGAACTGACACCCAAATGGGCGCACCAGTGGGGAATTGGCCAGGTAGATAAAGACAATGGTGTGCTGATACTCATGGCAAAAGACGACCATGAGGTATGGATAGCACCCGGTTATGGTGTAGACGACAGGCTCACCGCTGGACAGTTAGGGCAGATGATACGTACTGTAATGATCCCTGAGTTTAAGGTTGGAAAAGATTACAAGGCCCTTGATAAAGGCACAGATGCGATATTCCGGATGTTGGAAGGAAAATATATGGCTGATAAGACGGAGGAAAATGAGCGTCCGTGGTGGGGCTTTTTTATCCTTGAAGCACTTATATTTTTCTTTTGTTTTATTTACCACGCACTCGGAGGGTTCTGGGCAATCGCTACCGCAGTTGCCATGTACAGCGCTTCAGGCAAAAGTTCAGGTAAGCCCCGTAGCGGCTTCAGGGGTGGATTTGGCGGTGGCGGCTTCAGTGGCGGCGGAGCAGGAGGAAAATGGTAG